The following coding sequences lie in one Bartonella sp. DGB1 genomic window:
- a CDS encoding penicillin-binding protein 1A, with protein MLKFFRYLLTAVIGFLVIAIIGIALFIAYLVKDLPNYESLAHYEPAVITRVHSDDGKILTEFATKKRLYLPIESIPPLVRAAFISAEDKNFYKHHGLDLTGLARAILTNIKNIFSSKRPVGASTITQQVAKNFLLSSEVKLQRKIKEAILSYRIEQAYTKDHILELYLNEIFLGRGAYGIASASLTYFDKSVNQLTLAEIAYLAALPKGPANYNPFTHKERAVIRRNWVLDRMFENGYITKEEAENAKKAPLVTVDKRNINKAKGSEYFAEEVRRQILSKYGSKTLYEGGLSVRTSLRPEYQILAQNILRKGLINHDRKLGWRGALGHIDLENKDWGIEIQKFRPLTDVPEWKIAVVLEVNDDEIKIGLQPKIFLDGTIESARTEALIKNQSSNWALRQINEEGKTILLSSFNEILNAGDVIYVKHLFKDNYSLEQVPRVEGALIAMEPSTGRILAMVGGFSYDVSQFNRATQASRQPGSVFKPFIYAAALDNGFRTSDILNDGPIAVEQGTDLELWEPKNFVSGYFAGPRTLRYALEHSLNLFTIRLAHTVGIDVVAKYAERFKIYDKMPRLLSMSLGAGNTTLMRMATAYAILANGGKEVIPTLIDRIQDRYGKTIYRHDERECIGCNAPEWNNFDTPTLIDKRPQILDPLTNYQIINMLESVVTSGTGRALRSLNRPIAGKTGTSNLAKDAWFIAFTPDLLVAVYLGYDYPKVLDNKGSGSGLVGPLIREFLEKTLKDVRKSEFPIPKGITFIPINQSTGLRAKPFEQNVTMDPFKPGSYPSEVYEVLGSQTFKRGVALSPASPSVKSALSEGQEGLY; from the coding sequence ATGTTAAAATTCTTCCGTTATCTATTGACCGCAGTAATTGGTTTTTTGGTCATCGCTATAATAGGAATAGCTCTTTTTATTGCTTACCTCGTTAAAGACTTACCTAATTACGAGTCTTTAGCTCATTATGAACCAGCTGTAATAACCCGAGTTCACAGTGATGATGGAAAAATCTTGACTGAATTTGCTACTAAAAAACGTCTTTATTTACCTATAGAATCTATCCCGCCTTTAGTTAGAGCCGCTTTTATATCTGCTGAAGATAAAAATTTTTATAAACATCACGGTTTAGATTTAACTGGTCTAGCTAGAGCTATATTAACTAATATCAAAAATATTTTTTCCTCTAAACGTCCGGTAGGGGCTTCTACTATCACGCAACAAGTTGCAAAGAATTTTTTACTTAGCAGTGAAGTAAAATTACAACGTAAAATTAAAGAAGCTATTTTATCTTATCGTATCGAACAAGCTTATACAAAAGATCATATTTTAGAATTATATTTAAATGAAATCTTTCTAGGCAGAGGCGCTTATGGTATAGCTAGCGCTTCTTTAACTTATTTTGATAAATCAGTTAATCAGTTAACCTTAGCTGAAATAGCTTATCTAGCAGCCTTACCTAAAGGCCCTGCTAATTATAATCCATTCACACATAAAGAAAGAGCTGTTATCCGACGTAATTGGGTATTAGATAGAATGTTTGAAAATGGATATATAACTAAAGAAGAAGCTGAAAATGCTAAAAAAGCTCCTTTAGTGACCGTTGATAAAAGAAATATTAACAAAGCTAAAGGTAGTGAATATTTCGCTGAAGAAGTAAGAAGACAAATTCTATCGAAATATGGCAGTAAAACTTTATACGAAGGAGGGCTATCAGTAAGAACCTCATTAAGACCAGAATATCAAATTTTAGCACAAAATATTCTAAGAAAAGGTTTAATAAATCATGATCGCAAATTAGGATGGCGCGGTGCGCTTGGTCATATTGACCTTGAAAATAAAGATTGGGGTATAGAAATACAGAAATTTAGGCCATTAACCGATGTACCAGAATGGAAAATAGCTGTAGTACTTGAAGTTAACGATGACGAAATTAAAATAGGGTTACAGCCGAAAATATTTCTTGATGGAACTATTGAATCAGCTAGAACAGAAGCCTTAATTAAGAATCAATCTTCTAATTGGGCATTAAGACAAATCAACGAAGAAGGTAAAACTATTTTATTATCTAGCTTTAATGAAATTCTTAATGCAGGCGATGTTATCTATGTTAAACATTTATTCAAGGATAACTATAGCTTAGAGCAAGTTCCTAGAGTTGAAGGCGCGTTAATAGCTATGGAACCGTCTACCGGACGTATATTAGCTATGGTTGGCGGTTTTTCTTATGATGTATCACAATTTAATCGCGCTACTCAAGCATCGAGACAGCCAGGATCTGTATTCAAGCCATTTATATATGCAGCTGCATTAGATAATGGTTTTAGAACTTCTGATATATTAAATGATGGACCTATAGCAGTAGAACAAGGCACAGATTTAGAATTATGGGAACCCAAAAATTTTGTATCTGGTTATTTTGCGGGTCCAAGAACTTTACGATATGCCTTAGAACATTCTCTTAATTTATTTACTATTAGACTAGCTCACACAGTAGGGATTGATGTAGTTGCTAAATATGCAGAGCGTTTTAAAATTTATGATAAAATGCCTCGACTATTATCAATGTCACTAGGAGCCGGTAATACTACATTAATGAGAATGGCAACTGCTTATGCAATTCTAGCTAATGGAGGTAAAGAAGTAATTCCAACTTTAATAGATAGAATACAGGATCGTTATGGAAAAACGATATACCGTCATGATGAACGAGAATGTATCGGCTGTAACGCACCTGAATGGAATAATTTTGATACCCCTACATTAATAGACAAAAGACCTCAAATTTTAGACCCTTTAACTAATTATCAAATAATCAATATGCTTGAAAGCGTTGTTACTTCTGGTACAGGTCGTGCATTACGTAGTTTAAACCGTCCTATTGCAGGTAAAACGGGTACTAGTAACTTAGCAAAAGATGCCTGGTTTATAGCTTTTACTCCTGATTTATTGGTGGCTGTATATTTAGGCTATGATTATCCAAAAGTTTTAGATAATAAAGGAAGCGGTAGCGGCTTAGTAGGTCCACTTATTCGTGAATTTTTAGAAAAAACTCTTAAAGATGTGAGAAAAAGTGAATTTCCTATTCCTAAAGGAATAACCTTCATACCTATTAATCAATCTACAGGTTTAAGAGCTAAACCTTTTGAACAAAATGTCACTATGGATCCATTTAAACCAGGCTCTTATCCTTCTGAAGTTTATGAAGTCTTAGGCTCTCAAACTTTTAAACGTGGCGTAGCTTTATCGCCGGCCTCGCCATCAGTTAAAAGTGCCTTATCAGAAGGACAAGAAGGATTATATTAA
- the gltS gene encoding sodium/glutamate symporter, producing MNLELNSLMTLFLTSICLLLGIFLKEKIKLLQRFCIPSPVVGGFLASLIIWAGRSLDLFTVSFNTSLQSYFMTAFFITVGLEGSFRLIKSGGLILMLYVGIAWFVAIGQSSIGIVLAKLFGEASVLGVMAGSVPLSGGHGGAVAFGNMAVEYTGSDLPLVVALTTATFGLIVGSLLGGPVASYLISRYRIPITTEKVGQNVEKQIEEQMEDSKKEENIFIEPINGIKFPHFLKMFAVILILIIVGEWLNQLLKYIIPSIGFPTYITAMLAAIIMRNLNDKLKLIEFRETSLTLISSFSLGIFLTMAMMSLKIWEIQSVALPLLVIWIAQVAFLLSFTVFIVFRMLGKNYDAAVMCSGLLGHGFGATPTAMANMNSVCERYNLVSLKAFLIVPLTGAVLVEVLQIPYQSWLISILTAVH from the coding sequence ATGAATTTAGAACTTAACTCACTTATGACTTTGTTTTTAACCAGTATTTGTTTGCTGTTAGGAATATTTTTAAAAGAAAAAATTAAATTATTGCAACGTTTCTGTATACCTTCACCTGTTGTTGGTGGTTTTCTTGCCAGTTTAATAATATGGGCTGGAAGATCATTAGATTTATTTACAGTTTCTTTTAACACCAGTTTACAAAGTTATTTTATGACTGCTTTTTTTATCACTGTAGGTTTAGAAGGAAGCTTTAGATTAATAAAATCTGGTGGCTTGATATTAATGCTCTATGTGGGAATAGCTTGGTTTGTGGCAATTGGACAAAGTAGTATAGGTATAGTATTAGCAAAATTGTTTGGTGAAGCGTCTGTGTTAGGTGTGATGGCAGGAAGTGTACCTTTAAGTGGTGGACATGGAGGTGCCGTGGCATTTGGTAATATGGCTGTTGAATATACTGGTAGTGATTTACCTTTGGTTGTTGCATTGACGACAGCTACTTTTGGATTAATAGTAGGAAGTTTGTTAGGCGGACCAGTAGCTTCTTATTTAATCAGCAGATATAGAATTCCTATCACAACTGAAAAAGTTGGACAAAATGTTGAAAAGCAAATTGAAGAACAGATGGAAGACAGCAAAAAAGAAGAAAATATTTTTATAGAACCAATTAACGGAATAAAATTCCCTCACTTTTTAAAAATGTTTGCTGTAATTTTAATTCTTATCATTGTAGGAGAATGGTTAAATCAATTATTGAAGTATATTATACCTTCTATAGGTTTTCCTACTTATATAACCGCCATGCTTGCTGCTATAATTATGCGTAATTTAAATGATAAACTAAAACTTATTGAATTTAGAGAAACTTCATTAACTTTAATCTCTAGTTTTTCATTAGGTATCTTTTTAACTATGGCAATGATGAGTTTAAAAATATGGGAAATTCAATCAGTAGCTTTACCTTTATTGGTAATTTGGATTGCACAAGTTGCGTTTTTACTTTCTTTTACCGTCTTTATTGTATTCCGTATGTTAGGAAAAAATTATGACGCAGCTGTTATGTGCTCTGGTCTATTAGGACATGGTTTTGGTGCTACACCAACTGCTATGGCTAATATGAATAGTGTGTGTGAAAGATATAATTTAGTATCTTTAAAAGCATTTCTAATTGTTCCATTAACTGGAGCCGTGTTAGTTGAAGTATTACAAATTCCATATCAATCATGGTTAATCAGTATATTAACTGCAGTACATTAA